From a single Solenopsis invicta isolate M01_SB chromosome 4, UNIL_Sinv_3.0, whole genome shotgun sequence genomic region:
- the LOC105197103 gene encoding uncharacterized protein LOC105197103, whose translation MYWNRTSADVAREEMPLSSISHAAGTPTVTTAAESVNPGTSTQITSTCCTPPPSYHNINLPLGHPSTLTNERGAPPSYEEAIDPNAPPPSYDSLFGRMREARKISKGIFDFLKNIVVLLLGTIGCTIILGVTIVVPICMMVIGGLYLYDCPQGEYIPVYLLVGGGFGVFKQLLTLSARVRQRQEERDEERIRQSPTQTLINCFMLGWFIIGSMWVYKEYEPNYDPALGKYCNKTLYLFAFWLITSVYICMGIITAGLCSISVASIAFQRPPSDLM comes from the exons ATGTATTGGAACAGAACGTCAGCTGACGTCGCGCGAGAGGAGATGCCCTTGAGCTCGATAAGTCACGCCGCGGGTACGCCTACCGTTACAACGGCAGCGGAAAGTGTAAATCCCGGCACGAGTACGCAGATCACATCGACCTGCTGCACTCCGCCGCCGTCCTACCATAACATCAACCTGCCCCTTGGTCATCCTTCCACATTGACCAACGAACGTGGTGCGCCGCCTTCATACGAAGAAGCGATAGATCCCAACG CACCACCACCATCTTACGATTCCCTATTTGGTCGTATGAGAGAGGCCCGTAAAATATCTAAAGGCATatttgactttttaaaaaatattgtcgtCCTACTCTTAGGCACAA TCGGGTGTACCATCATACTCGGAGTGACGATAGTGGTACCAATTTGCATGATGGTGATCGGTGGACTCTACCTTTACGATTGTCCACAGGGTGAATACATTCCCGTATACTTGTTGGTAGGCGGTGGATTTGGAGTATTTAAGCAATTGTTAACTTTGTCAGCCAGAGTGCGGCAGCGCCAAGAAGAGAGAGACGAAGAGAGGATTAGACAGTCGCCTACGCAGACTCTGATTAACTGTTTTATGCTAGGATGGTTCATTATCG GTTCTATGTGGGTATACAAGGAATACGAACCGAACTATGATCCAGCATTGggaaaatattgtaacaaaacaCTATATTTATTCGCCTTCTGGCTGATCACATCAGTCTATATATGCATGGGCATCATAACGGCTGGCCTATGCAGCATCTCTGTAGCTAGTATTGCGTTTCAGAGACCGCCATCTGATCTAATGTGA